The proteins below come from a single Streptococcus porcinus genomic window:
- the rpoC gene encoding DNA-directed RNA polymerase subunit beta' — protein MVDVNRFKSMQITLASPSKVRSWSYGEVKKPETINYRTLKPEREGLFDEVIFGPTKDWECACGKYKRIRYKGIVCDRCGVEVTRAKVRRERMGHIELKAPVSHIWYFKGIPSRMGLTLDMSPRALEEVIYFAAYVVIDPMDTPLEPKSLLTEREYREKVQEYGYGSFIAKMGAEAIQDLLKRVDLPAEIAELKEELKSATGQKRIKAVRRLDVLDAFNKSGNKPEWMVLNILPVIPPDLRPMVQLDGGRFAASDLNDLYRRVINRNNRLARLLELNAPGIIVQNEKRMLQEAVDALIDNGRRGRPITGPGSRPLKSLSHMLKGKQGRFRQNLLGKRVDFSGRSVIAVGPTLKMYQCGVPREMAIELFKPFVMREIVAKEYAGNVKAAKRMVERGDERIWDILEEVIKEHPVLLNRAPTLHRLGIQAFEPVLIDGKALRLHPLVCEAYNADFDGDQMAIHVPLSEEAQAEARLLMLAAEHILNPKDGKPVVTPSQDMVLGNYYLTMEDAGREGEGRVFKDIDEAVMAYQNGYAHLHSRVGIAVDSMPNKPWKDSQRHKIMVTTVGKILFNAIMPEDLPYLQEPNNANLTEGTPDKYFLEPGQDIQSVIDGLEINVPFKKKNLGNIIAETFKRFRTTETSAFLDRLKDLGYYHSTLAGLTVGIADIPVIDNKAEIIESAHHRVEDINKAFRRGLMTEDDRYVAVTTTWREAKEALEKRLIETQDPKNPIVMMMDSGARGNISNFSQLAGMRGLMAAPNGRIMELPILSNFREGLTVLEMFFSTHGARKGMTDTALKTADSGYLTRRLVDVAQDVIIREDDCGTDRGLVIRAITDGKEVTETLEERLQGRYTRKSVKHPKTGEVLIGADQLISEDMARKIVEAGVEEVTIRSVFTCSTRHGVCRHCYGINLATGDAVEVGEAVGTIAAQSIGEPGTQLTMRTFHTGGVASNTDITQGLPRIQEIFEARNPKGEAVITEVKGKVVDIEEDASTRTKKVYVEGKTGKGEYVVPFTARMKVEIGDEVNRGASLTEGSIQPKRLLEVRDTLSVETYLLAEVQKVYRSQGVEIGDKHVEVMVRQMLRKVRVMDPGDTDLLPGTLMDIADFTEANKEIVISGGIPATSRPVLMGITKASLETNSFLSAASFQETTRVLTDAAIRGKKDHLLGLKENVIIGKIIPAGTGMARYRNIEPQAINEVEIIEEVEVAEEVTVTEE, from the coding sequence GTGGTTGACGTAAATCGTTTTAAAAGTATGCAAATCACATTAGCCTCACCAAGTAAAGTCCGTTCATGGTCTTATGGTGAAGTTAAAAAACCTGAAACAATCAACTACCGTACATTAAAACCTGAACGTGAAGGTCTCTTTGATGAAGTCATCTTTGGACCAACAAAAGATTGGGAATGTGCGTGTGGAAAATACAAACGTATCCGTTATAAAGGGATTGTTTGTGACCGTTGTGGTGTTGAAGTAACCCGTGCCAAAGTTCGTCGTGAACGTATGGGACACATCGAATTAAAAGCTCCTGTATCACATATTTGGTATTTTAAAGGGATTCCATCACGTATGGGTCTGACGCTAGATATGAGTCCTCGGGCACTTGAAGAAGTCATCTATTTTGCAGCCTATGTTGTCATTGACCCAATGGATACACCTCTTGAACCTAAATCATTATTAACAGAACGTGAATATCGCGAAAAAGTTCAAGAATATGGTTATGGTTCATTTATCGCAAAAATGGGTGCAGAAGCGATTCAAGATCTCTTGAAACGCGTAGATTTACCAGCAGAAATTGCTGAGTTAAAAGAAGAACTCAAATCAGCAACTGGACAAAAACGGATTAAAGCTGTTCGTCGTTTAGATGTACTTGACGCCTTTAATAAATCTGGCAACAAACCTGAATGGATGGTTCTCAACATCTTGCCAGTAATTCCACCAGATTTGCGTCCGATGGTGCAATTGGATGGTGGCCGTTTTGCCGCATCTGACTTGAATGACTTATATCGTCGTGTTATCAATCGTAACAACCGTCTTGCGCGTTTGTTAGAATTGAATGCTCCTGGAATCATTGTTCAAAATGAAAAACGGATGCTTCAAGAAGCAGTTGATGCCTTAATCGATAACGGTCGTCGCGGTCGTCCAATTACAGGACCAGGAAGCCGTCCATTGAAATCTTTAAGCCACATGCTTAAAGGTAAACAAGGTCGTTTCCGTCAAAACTTGCTTGGTAAACGTGTTGACTTCTCTGGTCGTTCCGTTATCGCCGTTGGACCTACCCTTAAAATGTACCAATGTGGTGTGCCACGTGAAATGGCTATCGAGCTCTTCAAACCATTTGTTATGCGCGAAATTGTTGCCAAAGAGTACGCAGGTAACGTTAAAGCAGCTAAACGTATGGTTGAGCGTGGTGACGAACGGATTTGGGATATCCTAGAAGAAGTTATCAAAGAACACCCAGTACTTCTTAACCGCGCACCTACTCTTCACAGACTTGGTATCCAGGCCTTTGAACCAGTATTGATTGATGGTAAAGCACTTCGTCTTCACCCATTGGTCTGCGAAGCCTACAATGCCGATTTCGATGGGGACCAAATGGCTATCCACGTACCACTCTCTGAGGAAGCACAAGCTGAAGCGCGCTTGTTAATGCTGGCAGCGGAGCATATCCTAAATCCGAAAGACGGTAAACCAGTCGTTACCCCTTCTCAGGACATGGTTTTGGGGAACTATTACCTTACTATGGAAGATGCAGGGCGTGAAGGCGAAGGTAGAGTCTTTAAAGATATTGATGAAGCTGTTATGGCTTATCAAAATGGCTACGCTCATTTACATAGTCGAGTAGGTATTGCAGTTGACAGTATGCCGAATAAACCTTGGAAAGATAGTCAAAGACATAAAATCATGGTGACGACAGTTGGTAAGATTTTATTCAATGCTATCATGCCTGAGGATCTACCATATTTACAAGAACCAAACAATGCTAACTTGACTGAAGGTACACCAGATAAATATTTCCTTGAACCAGGACAAGATATCCAAAGCGTTATTGACGGTCTGGAAATCAATGTACCGTTTAAGAAGAAAAACCTTGGGAATATCATTGCTGAAACCTTCAAACGTTTCCGTACAACTGAAACATCAGCCTTTCTTGACCGTCTGAAAGACTTGGGATATTATCATTCAACCTTAGCTGGTTTAACAGTGGGTATTGCTGATATTCCAGTTATTGATAATAAAGCTGAAATCATTGAATCAGCTCACCACCGTGTGGAAGATATTAATAAGGCCTTCCGCCGTGGTTTGATGACTGAAGATGATCGTTACGTCGCTGTTACGACAACATGGCGTGAAGCTAAAGAAGCACTTGAAAAACGTCTGATTGAAACACAAGATCCTAAGAACCCAATCGTTATGATGATGGACTCAGGTGCCCGTGGTAATATCTCAAACTTCTCTCAGCTTGCCGGAATGCGTGGTTTGATGGCGGCTCCTAATGGGCGTATCATGGAATTACCAATTCTTTCAAACTTCCGTGAAGGTTTGACTGTTTTGGAAATGTTCTTCTCAACCCATGGTGCTCGTAAAGGTATGACCGATACCGCCCTTAAGACTGCCGATTCAGGTTATTTAACGCGTCGTTTAGTTGACGTTGCCCAAGATGTTATCATTCGTGAGGATGATTGTGGTACTGATCGTGGACTTGTTATCCGTGCAATTACTGATGGTAAAGAAGTTACTGAAACGCTTGAGGAACGCCTTCAAGGACGTTACACTCGTAAATCAGTTAAACATCCTAAAACTGGCGAGGTACTTATCGGTGCTGATCAGTTAATTTCTGAAGACATGGCTCGTAAGATTGTTGAAGCAGGTGTTGAAGAAGTAACTATCCGTTCTGTCTTCACATGTTCAACCCGTCATGGGGTTTGCCGTCACTGTTATGGTATCAATTTAGCCACAGGTGATGCTGTTGAAGTTGGTGAAGCAGTTGGTACAATCGCCGCTCAATCTATCGGGGAACCAGGAACACAGCTTACCATGCGTACCTTCCATACCGGTGGTGTTGCGTCAAATACCGATATCACTCAGGGTCTTCCTCGTATCCAAGAAATCTTTGAAGCACGTAACCCTAAAGGGGAAGCTGTTATCACTGAAGTAAAAGGTAAAGTTGTAGATATCGAAGAAGATGCCTCAACACGTACTAAGAAAGTATACGTTGAAGGTAAAACTGGTAAAGGTGAATATGTTGTTCCTTTCACTGCTCGTATGAAAGTTGAAATTGGTGATGAGGTTAACCGTGGTGCCTCACTAACCGAAGGCTCAATCCAACCAAAACGCTTACTTGAAGTTCGTGACACCCTATCAGTTGAGACTTATCTATTGGCGGAAGTACAAAAAGTTTACCGTAGCCAAGGGGTTGAAATCGGAGATAAACACGTTGAGGTAATGGTACGTCAAATGCTTCGTAAAGTACGTGTTATGGATCCAGGTGATACTGACCTCTTGCCAGGAACATTGATGGATATCGCTGACTTCACAGAAGCTAATAAAGAAATTGTTATTTCAGGTGGTATTCCAGCAACATCACGTCCTGTGCTTATGGGTATTACAAAAGCCTCGCTTGAAACCAATTCATTCTTGTCAGCGGCGTCCTTCCAGGAAACAACACGTGTCCTAACAGATGCTGCGATTCGTGGTAAGAAAGACCATCTTCTTGGCCTTAAAGAAAATGTTATTATCGGTAAGATTATTCCAGCGGGTACTGGTATGGCGCGCTACCGTAACATTGAACCACAAGCTATCAATGAAGTAGAAATCATCGAAGAAGTTGAAGTTGCAGAAGAAGTGACAGTTACAGAAGAATAA
- a CDS encoding DUF1033 family protein, producing the protein MYQVIKMYGDWEPWWFIEGWQDDIVEERCFDNWQEALNYYEKEWAQMKTDYSSFHSQRNLLATFWTRSEKRWCEDCYDDLQQYHSILLLKDKDIIPKDKYLDRYEQRNDDPTSPSTCKLKF; encoded by the coding sequence ATGTATCAAGTTATAAAAATGTATGGGGATTGGGAACCTTGGTGGTTCATTGAAGGTTGGCAAGATGATATCGTGGAAGAACGCTGCTTCGATAATTGGCAAGAGGCCTTAAACTACTATGAAAAAGAATGGGCTCAGATGAAAACTGATTATTCGAGTTTTCATAGTCAGAGAAATTTATTAGCTACTTTTTGGACCCGTTCGGAAAAACGGTGGTGTGAAGATTGTTACGATGATTTGCAACAGTACCATTCCATCTTGCTCTTGAAAGATAAAGACATTATTCCAAAAGATAAATACCTTGATAGATATGAACAACGTAATGATGACCCTACTTCGCCATCTACTTGTAAACTTAAATTTTAA
- the comGA gene encoding competence type IV pilus ATPase ComGA, which translates to MIQKIGEALVSQAVNLKAQDIYIIPYKKQYKVFMRIGDERRFIDNYEMKQMASLISHFKFVAGMNIGEKRRCQLGACDYKVTLSESIPLRLSSVGNFRGFESLVIRLLTTVNKPLNYWFDTDQKVEKVISGRGLYLFSGPVGSGKTTLMYQLLTHIAKDKQVITIEDPVEIQEDSLLQIQVNESIGMTYDNLIKLSLRHRPDYLIIGEIRDVETAKAVIRASLTGAIVFSTVHAKSIPGVYKRLLELGIKREEINHTLKFIAYQRLIAGGGLIDFAIETFETHSNQEWNQNLDHLLAKGHITQQQALSEKIND; encoded by the coding sequence ATGATACAAAAAATAGGTGAAGCATTAGTTAGTCAGGCAGTAAATCTAAAGGCGCAAGATATCTATATAATCCCTTATAAAAAGCAGTATAAAGTTTTCATGAGAATTGGAGACGAGAGGCGATTTATTGATAATTATGAAATGAAACAGATGGCAAGTCTTATCAGCCATTTTAAGTTTGTAGCAGGGATGAATATAGGAGAAAAGAGACGCTGTCAACTTGGAGCCTGTGACTACAAGGTAACTTTATCAGAATCAATTCCGTTACGTCTATCTTCTGTTGGGAATTTCAGAGGTTTTGAAAGCCTAGTTATCAGGCTCTTAACGACTGTTAATAAGCCCCTCAACTACTGGTTTGATACTGATCAAAAAGTAGAAAAAGTTATTTCTGGAAGAGGTCTTTATCTTTTCTCGGGTCCCGTAGGGTCGGGCAAAACGACTCTCATGTATCAACTACTGACGCATATAGCAAAGGATAAACAAGTTATTACAATTGAAGATCCAGTTGAGATTCAAGAGGACAGCTTGTTACAAATTCAAGTAAATGAAAGTATTGGAATGACTTATGATAATCTTATTAAACTTTCCCTCAGACATCGTCCAGATTATTTAATTATTGGAGAGATTCGAGATGTTGAGACCGCAAAGGCAGTCATTAGAGCAAGCTTAACAGGAGCTATAGTCTTTTCTACTGTCCATGCAAAAAGTATTCCAGGAGTGTATAAAAGATTGTTAGAACTAGGTATCAAAAGAGAAGAGATAAATCATACTCTAAAATTTATTGCGTACCAGAGGTTGATAGCAGGAGGAGGACTTATTGACTTTGCCATCGAGACATTCGAAACTCATTCCAATCAAGAGTGGAATCAAAACCTTGACCACTTACTTGCAAAAGGACATATCACTCAACAACAGGCACTCTCGGAAAAAATTAACGACTAA
- the comGB gene encoding competence type IV pilus assembly protein ComGB has translation MPSRHSKLIPIKSGIKTLTTYLQKDISLNNRHSRKKLTTKKQAKLIQLLHNLSQSGFNLAEMIAFLEKTQILDRSHLNLMKTDLLNGCSLSEMMRHLGFPDGIVTQLSLAEAHGNTKKCLGKVEDYLVQTQKIRQKTIEVVTYPIILLTFLILIVLGLRHYLMPQIEKQSTLTYFLNNFPVYLLSLSIIILLTVIALVIRWRKLGKMKQIIQYSRIPLLASFLKLYMTAFYAREWGNLISQGIELSQIVTIMSIEKSDLIKEIGLDMRQSFLEGQSFHEKVKGYPFFSDELSLMIEYGEIKGKLGQELDIYGQLTWDAYFRKLFQATQIIQPFIFMIVALIIVMIYAAMLLPMYNTIGGTI, from the coding sequence TTGCCATCGAGACATTCGAAACTCATTCCAATCAAGAGTGGAATCAAAACCTTGACCACTTACTTGCAAAAGGACATATCACTCAACAACAGGCACTCTCGGAAAAAATTAACGACTAAAAAACAAGCCAAGTTAATCCAGCTCTTACATAATTTAAGCCAAAGTGGATTTAATCTAGCAGAGATGATCGCCTTCTTAGAAAAAACACAGATTTTAGACCGATCACATCTTAACTTGATGAAGACTGATTTGTTAAATGGATGTAGTTTATCAGAAATGATGAGGCATTTAGGATTTCCTGATGGTATTGTTACCCAACTAAGCTTAGCAGAAGCTCATGGCAATACCAAAAAATGTTTGGGTAAAGTTGAAGATTACCTAGTACAGACACAAAAAATTAGGCAAAAGACAATTGAAGTTGTGACTTATCCCATCATTCTCCTTACTTTTTTAATTTTAATTGTCCTAGGTTTGAGACATTACTTAATGCCTCAGATAGAGAAGCAAAGCACTTTGACCTATTTTCTCAATAATTTCCCAGTTTACCTACTAAGTTTGTCAATTATTATTCTCCTTACTGTCATTGCTTTGGTGATCAGATGGCGCAAACTTGGAAAGATGAAGCAGATAATACAATACAGCCGGATACCTTTACTGGCTTCCTTCCTAAAGCTTTATATGACGGCTTTTTATGCCCGTGAATGGGGGAATTTAATTAGTCAAGGTATCGAATTGAGTCAAATAGTAACCATTATGAGTATTGAAAAATCTGATTTGATAAAAGAAATAGGTTTAGATATGAGACAATCATTTCTTGAGGGGCAGAGTTTCCACGAAAAAGTGAAGGGATATCCCTTTTTTAGTGATGAGTTGAGTTTGATGATTGAATATGGTGAAATCAAAGGGAAATTAGGTCAAGAACTGGATATTTATGGCCAACTGACATGGGATGCCTATTTTCGAAAACTCTTTCAAGCGACACAGATCATTCAACCTTTTATCTTTATGATTGTCGCCCTGATTATTGTAATGATTTATGCCGCTATGCTATTACCCATGTATAACACAATTGGAGGAACAATTTAA
- the comGC gene encoding competence type IV pilus major pilin ComGC, producing the protein MQKLGNKIKDVSLEGFTLLEMLLVLLIISVLMLLFIPNLNKQKDMVTDKGKAAVVKIVDNQAELYELNQGASPKLSELENKGDISKEQAKAYRDYYVKHDNKNRKVQD; encoded by the coding sequence ATGCAGAAATTAGGAAACAAAATAAAAGATGTCAGCCTAGAAGGATTCACTTTACTAGAGATGTTATTGGTCTTATTAATCATTAGTGTACTCATGCTTCTCTTTATTCCCAACCTAAATAAACAAAAAGATATGGTTACGGATAAAGGTAAGGCTGCAGTTGTAAAAATTGTTGATAACCAGGCAGAACTTTATGAGCTAAATCAAGGAGCTAGCCCCAAATTGAGTGAATTGGAAAATAAAGGTGACATCAGTAAAGAGCAAGCAAAAGCCTATCGAGACTATTATGTTAAACATGACAACAAAAATCGCAAAGTGCAGGATTAG
- the comGD gene encoding competence type IV pilus minor pilin ComGD encodes MIISLMSHSVTGIYQTIEKHLFFISFENFYRHSQKLSVLNQEESYLVFSKHTISCGKRKLEIPSQISLLYQDKIRLNKQGGNHSLATIAFQTKQEMVTYKLHLGSGTYQKTRG; translated from the coding sequence TTGATAATTTCACTCATGTCTCATTCAGTCACAGGAATTTATCAAACAATCGAGAAGCATTTATTCTTTATCAGCTTTGAAAATTTTTATCGTCATAGCCAAAAATTAAGTGTTTTGAATCAAGAAGAAAGTTATCTCGTCTTTTCGAAACATACTATCAGTTGTGGTAAAAGAAAATTAGAAATCCCTAGTCAGATAAGCCTTTTATATCAAGATAAAATAAGGTTGAATAAACAAGGGGGAAATCACTCATTAGCTACAATTGCTTTTCAAACAAAGCAAGAAATGGTTACTTATAAATTACATTTGGGAAGTGGAACGTATCAAAAAACGAGAGGTTAA
- the comGE gene encoding competence type IV pilus minor pilin ComGE yields the protein MERIKKREVKAYILYESLLATVILIFIVTLFVSAITRQQREIARMRHRQEAMAVALMAVQTNQDQLQVNGCRVHVFKNQKGLSISENHKEIFRIKRK from the coding sequence GTGGAACGTATCAAAAAACGAGAGGTTAAAGCCTATATTTTATATGAGAGTTTACTGGCAACAGTAATCCTTATCTTTATTGTGACACTTTTTGTGAGTGCCATTACTAGACAACAAAGAGAAATTGCTAGAATGCGTCATCGTCAAGAAGCTATGGCGGTAGCATTAATGGCGGTTCAAACAAACCAGGACCAACTGCAAGTAAATGGCTGTCGTGTCCATGTATTTAAGAATCAAAAGGGACTTAGTATTAGTGAAAATCATAAAGAAATATTTAGGATTAAAAGAAAATAA
- the comGF gene encoding competence type IV pilus minor pilin ComGF codes for MKIIKKYLGLKENNASAFTLMESLIALIVISGTLLVYQGLSHSVLSHITYLRESDQDKWLLFAHQFRSECRGARFRSVRDNRLYIEKDGKELAFGYTGKKDFRKASAQWHGYHPMLLNLSNVHISEHAQKITLVLKWPSGLERTFIYDFKEKS; via the coding sequence GTGAAAATCATAAAGAAATATTTAGGATTAAAAGAAAATAATGCTTCAGCCTTTACCCTTATGGAATCTTTAATTGCTTTAATTGTTATTTCGGGAACGCTTTTGGTCTACCAAGGGCTATCGCACTCTGTTTTGTCACATATAACCTATTTAAGAGAAAGTGATCAGGATAAATGGTTATTGTTTGCTCATCAATTTCGTTCTGAATGCAGAGGAGCACGTTTTCGAAGTGTCCGAGACAATCGGCTTTATATCGAAAAAGATGGTAAAGAACTAGCTTTTGGCTATACTGGCAAAAAAGATTTCCGGAAGGCTTCGGCGCAATGGCACGGGTATCATCCCATGTTGCTTAATCTCTCAAATGTCCATATTTCTGAACATGCTCAGAAAATAACACTTGTTCTAAAGTGGCCAAGTGGCTTGGAAAGGACCTTTATTTATGATTTTAAAGAAAAATCTTAA
- the comGG gene encoding competence type IV pilus minor pilin ComGG, whose product MILKKNLKAGVLLYAIVISTVFICLIQVYLAQIQAFKREHQAQVSNVTAHLIGELTKELAKGSSGELQFEQGGAHYQLEEGKLKVSVSLKSGQSYHFDYLTLQDQAVRSELEGKEKHINKKKLKKPN is encoded by the coding sequence ATGATTTTAAAGAAAAATCTTAAGGCTGGGGTACTTCTCTATGCTATTGTTATCAGTACCGTTTTCATTTGCCTGATACAGGTCTATTTAGCTCAGATACAGGCTTTTAAAAGGGAACATCAAGCACAGGTTTCTAATGTGACAGCACATTTAATAGGTGAATTGACGAAAGAACTAGCTAAGGGTTCAAGTGGTGAGTTGCAGTTTGAACAAGGAGGTGCCCATTATCAGCTTGAGGAGGGTAAATTGAAAGTTTCAGTATCTTTGAAAAGTGGTCAGAGTTATCACTTTGATTACCTGACTTTGCAAGATCAAGCGGTTCGTTCAGAACTTGAGGGGAAAGAAAAGCATATTAACAAGAAAAAACTAAAAAAGCCAAATTAG
- a CDS encoding class I SAM-dependent methyltransferase gives MNFEKIEKAYELILENSQLIENEIKTHIYDALIEQNAYYLGADGASEQVLKNNGDLYALNLSKEEWRRAFQFIFIKAGQTEKLQANHQFTPDSIAFIMLFLMEQLHGGDSLDVIEIGSGTGNLAQTLLNNSLKKIDYLGLELDDLLIDLSASIAEVMKSSATFLQEDAVRPQVLKESDIIISDLPVGYYPNDEIASRYQVVSAEGHTYAHHLLMEQSLKYLKKNGFAIFLAPSNLLNSSQSDLLKKWLKDYAQLRVVLTLPDSLFGNQANAKSIIVLQKNTEKNGETFVYPLTDLQSPQTVQRFMEEFKKWKQDNVFS, from the coding sequence ATGAACTTTGAAAAAATTGAGAAAGCCTATGAGCTTATTTTGGAGAACAGTCAGCTCATTGAAAATGAGATTAAGACGCATATTTATGATGCTTTAATTGAGCAGAATGCCTATTATTTAGGAGCTGATGGAGCAAGTGAACAGGTCTTAAAAAATAATGGTGACTTATATGCTTTAAATCTGAGTAAGGAAGAGTGGCGTCGCGCCTTTCAGTTTATTTTTATAAAAGCAGGCCAGACGGAAAAATTACAAGCAAATCACCAATTTACCCCAGACAGTATTGCTTTTATCATGCTTTTTTTGATGGAGCAGTTGCATGGTGGAGATAGTTTGGATGTGATTGAGATTGGTAGTGGGACAGGGAATCTTGCTCAGACACTACTAAATAACAGTCTTAAGAAAATTGACTACTTGGGTTTGGAGTTAGATGATTTATTGATTGATTTGTCGGCCAGTATCGCTGAGGTCATGAAATCCTCTGCAACTTTTCTTCAAGAAGATGCTGTTCGCCCGCAAGTACTAAAAGAAAGTGATATTATTATTAGTGATTTACCTGTTGGTTATTATCCTAATGATGAGATTGCAAGTCGCTATCAGGTGGTCAGTGCTGAAGGCCATACTTATGCTCATCATTTATTGATGGAGCAATCATTAAAGTATCTCAAAAAGAATGGTTTTGCGATTTTCTTAGCGCCAAGCAATCTCTTAAACAGTTCTCAAAGTGATTTGTTGAAAAAATGGCTAAAAGATTATGCTCAGCTCAGAGTAGTCCTAACCCTACCAGACTCTCTTTTTGGCAATCAAGCAAATGCAAAATCCATTATTGTCCTACAAAAGAACACTGAAAAAAATGGAGAAACTTTTGTTTACCCACTGACTGATTTACAATCACCACAGACGGTTCAAAGGTTCATGGAAGAATTCAAAAAATGGAAACAAGATAATGTTTTTTCATAA
- a CDS encoding acetate kinase: MSKTIAINAGSSSLKWQLYQMPEETVLAQGIIERIGLKDSISTVKFDGNKEVQVTDIPDHTVAVKILLNDLIHFNIISAYDEITGVGHRIVAGGEYFTDSVLVDDKVVEQVEELSALAPLHNPGAAAGIRAFRDILPDITSVCVFDNAYHMTMKKHTYMYPIPQKYYTDYKVRKYGAHGTSHKYVAQEAAKMLGRPLEELKIITAHIGNGVSITANYHGESVDTSMGFTPLAGPMMGTRSGDVDPAIIPYLIERDPELKDAADAINMLNKKSGLGGVSGISSDMRDIEDGVQANHPDAVLAYNMFVDRIKKYIGQYFAVLNGADALVFTAGMGENGPLVRQDVIEGMTWFGMELDLEKNVFGYRGDISTPDSKVKVLVISTDEELCIARDVERLRQK, from the coding sequence ATGTCAAAAACAATTGCAATTAATGCTGGTAGTTCAAGTCTGAAATGGCAACTTTATCAAATGCCTGAAGAAACAGTTCTAGCACAAGGGATTATCGAACGTATTGGTTTGAAAGATTCCATTTCAACTGTAAAATTTGATGGTAATAAAGAAGTTCAAGTTACGGATATTCCAGACCACACAGTGGCTGTAAAAATTCTTTTAAATGACCTCATTCATTTCAATATTATTTCTGCCTATGATGAAATTACAGGTGTGGGACATCGTATCGTAGCAGGTGGTGAATATTTTACAGATTCAGTTTTAGTTGATGACAAAGTTGTAGAACAAGTTGAGGAATTATCTGCACTTGCGCCACTACACAACCCTGGAGCTGCTGCTGGTATTCGTGCTTTCCGTGATATTTTACCAGATATTACAAGCGTTTGTGTGTTTGACAATGCCTATCATATGACAATGAAAAAACATACTTATATGTATCCTATTCCACAGAAGTATTATACTGACTACAAAGTCCGTAAATATGGAGCACACGGGACAAGCCATAAGTATGTTGCACAAGAAGCGGCTAAGATGCTTGGTCGTCCACTAGAAGAGTTGAAAATTATTACAGCCCACATTGGGAATGGTGTTTCTATCACAGCAAACTATCATGGTGAATCAGTTGACACTTCTATGGGCTTCACTCCACTTGCTGGACCAATGATGGGAACTCGCTCAGGAGATGTAGACCCTGCTATTATTCCTTATCTTATTGAGCGTGATCCTGAATTAAAAGATGCTGCTGATGCTATCAATATGCTTAACAAGAAATCTGGTTTAGGTGGTGTGTCTGGTATTTCAAGTGATATGCGTGACATTGAAGACGGAGTTCAAGCTAACCATCCAGATGCGGTATTAGCCTATAATATGTTTGTTGATCGTATTAAAAAATACATTGGCCAATACTTTGCTGTTTTAAATGGTGCAGATGCTTTAGTATTCACAGCAGGTATGGGTGAGAACGGACCACTAGTTCGCCAAGATGTTATTGAAGGTATGACGTGGTTTGGTATGGAACTTGATCTAGAGAAAAATGTTTTTGGCTACCGCGGTGATATTTCAACACCAGATTCTAAAGTTAAAGTCTTGGTAATTTCTACTGATGAAGAACTTTGTATCGCACGTGATGTTGAGCGCCTAAGACAAAAATAA
- a CDS encoding helix-turn-helix transcriptional regulator, translating into MKNNLQELRKANKLSQAELADAMSVTRQTIISLERGRYNASLELAFKLARYFHLTIEDIFYFEESREEE; encoded by the coding sequence ATGAAAAATAATTTGCAAGAACTCCGAAAGGCAAATAAACTTAGTCAGGCAGAATTGGCAGATGCAATGAGTGTTACTCGCCAAACAATCATCTCTCTTGAAAGAGGGCGTTATAATGCCTCCTTAGAATTAGCCTTTAAACTGGCGCGTTATTTTCATTTGACGATTGAAGACATCTTTTACTTTGAGGAAAGCAGGGAAGAAGAATGA